The Medicago truncatula cultivar Jemalong A17 chromosome 4, MtrunA17r5.0-ANR, whole genome shotgun sequence genome includes a region encoding these proteins:
- the LOC11418773 gene encoding arogenate dehydratase 3, chloroplastic gives MNSLTTPSSNSLTYLNRVRPSLNRIGSAPTRISVKCGYGFEFSTGSNRADWQSSCAILSSKVNSQRDESPVTGNDHVSAVNGHNNAVTDLQLVPIGNNKSLQPKPLSITDLSPAPMHGSTLRVAYQGVPGAYSEAAAGKAYPNSEAMPCDQFEVAFQSVELWIADRAVLPVENSLGGSIHRNYDLLLRHRLHIVGEVQLPVHHCLLALPGVRKEYLTRVISHPQALAQCENTLTKLGLNVAREAVDDTAGAAEFITANNLRDTAAIASARAAELYGLNILADGIQDDPNNVTRFVMLAREPIIPRTDRPFKTSIVFAHDKGTSVLFKVLSAFAFRNISLTKIESRPHRGRPIRVVDDESEGTAKHFEYMFYIDFEASMAEVRAQNALAEVQEFTSFLRVLGSYPMDMTPWSPSSTFS, from the coding sequence ATGAATTCCCTTACTACACCGTCTTCCAATTCCCTTACCTATCTGAACCGGGTTCGCCCCTCGTTAAACCGGATCGGTTCAGCTCCAACGAGAATAAGCGTTAAATGCGGATACGGTTTTGAATTCTCCACCGGTTCAAACCGAGCCGATTGGCAAAGCTCATGCGCTATTTTATCAAGCAAGGTAAATTCACAGCGAGATGAATCACCGGTCACCGGAAACGACCATGTCTCCGCCGTCAACGGCCACAACAACGCCGTAACTGATCTTCAGCTCGTCCCAATCGGAAACAATAAATCACTTCAACCAAAGCCACTTAGCATCACCGACCTATCTCCGGCACCGATGCACGGCTCAACTCTCCGTGTCGCGTACCAAGGAGTTCCCGGTGCATACTCCGAAGCCGCTGCCGGAAAAGCTTATCCGAACAGCGAAGCCATGCCGTGTGATCAATTCGAGGTAGCTTTTCAATCGGTAGAACTCTGGATTGCTGATCGTGCAGTCCTACCGGTTGAAAACTCCCTTGGAGGATCTATCCACCGAAACTACGACCTCCTCCTCCGTCACCGCCTCCATATCGTCGGAGAAGTTCAGCTCCCCGTCCACCACTGCCTCCTCGCACTTCCAGGAGTCCGAAAAGAATATTTAACACGCGTGATTTCGCATCCACAAGCATTAGCTCAATGCGAAAACACGTTAACAAAGCTCGGCCTCAACGTAGCGCGTGAGGCCGTTGACGATACAGCTGGTGCCGCGGAGTTTATTACTGCAAATAACCTCCGCGACACTGCTGCTATCGCCAGCGCACGCGCTGCAGAGCTTTACGGATTAAATATCTTAGCTGATGGAATACAAGATGATCCAAATAACGTGACACGGTTTGTTATGTTGGCAAGAGAACCCATTATTCCAAGAACCGATCGTCCTTTCAAAACAAGTATTGTTTTTGCTCATGATAAAGGAACTTCAGTGCTTTTTAAAGTGCTTTCAGCTTTTGCGTTTAGGAATATCAGCTTAACTAAGATTGAATCTAGGCCTCATCGTGGCCGTCCGATTCGAGTTGTGGATGATGAAAGTGAAGGAACAGCTAAACATTTTGAGTATATGTTTTATATTGATTTTGAGGCTTCTATGGCTGAGGTTAGGGCACAAAATGCACTTGCTGAAGTTCAAGAGTTTACATCTTTCTTAAGAGTTTTGGGGAGTTATCCTATGGATATGACACCTTGGAGTCCTTCTTCTACTTTCTCATAG